The following are from one region of the Amyelois transitella isolate CPQ chromosome 21, ilAmyTran1.1, whole genome shotgun sequence genome:
- the LOC106138796 gene encoding alpha-(1,3)-fucosyltransferase C-like: MPKKLYTVKKITRFQQDMKHVLLWTDVPGFDEEGQRIFLKRNCQTKGCYISKNKSLFGDVRYFDAILFNVEEISERKIELPSVRSGLQKYIFVAKESADNYPVCDEVYDDFFNWTWTYRIDSTIPYRFFAVRNLHDQDLGTGYFQHHTKIIGLDKFLKSQLYSKSKAAVIFLDKCKSRSKREDFVFELNKELEKYNLSVDVYGKCGKQCARKTMAPCFWRLRKNYFFYLALEDSVAVDYITEHILYGYKYNAVPIVYGGANYSEFLPKNSYISAVDTDNKHLASLINDLIQNRSRYYDYFEWKNHYTVTDHPVLDPCSLCRTLNYEPWLTHRVSYIFFREWWSSNYKTRCSEDSKFTWF, translated from the exons ATGCCAAAGAAATTGTACAcagtaaagaaaataacaagatTTCAACAAGATATGAAGCATGTTCTTCTTTGGACAGATGTGCCAGGTTTTGATGAAGAAGGACAGAGAATATTTCTGAAGAGAAATTGCCAAACAAAAGGTTGCtacataagtaaaaataaaagtcttttCGGCGATGTGAGGTATTTTGATGCTATACTCTTTAATGTGGAAGAAATAAGTGAGAGGAAAATAGAGTTACCATCAGTTAGGAGTGGCTTGCAGAAGTATATCTTCGTTGCGAAAGAGTCAGCTGATAATTACCCAGTGTGTGATGAAGTTTACGATGATTTCTTTAACTGGACTTGGACATATAG AATCGATTCAACAATACCGTACAGGTTCTTTGCCGTGAGAAACCTTCATGACCAAGACTTGGGGACAGGATATTTCCAACATCACACGAAGATTATTGGACTAGACAAGTTCCTCAAATCTCAGTTGTATTCAAAGTCCAAGGCAGCCGTCATCTTTTTGGACAAATGTAAAAGCAGAAGCAAGAGGGAAGATTTcgtttttgaattaaataaagagttagaaaaatataatctgaGTGTAGATGTCTATGGTAAATGTGGAAAGCAGTGTGCGAGGAAGACAATGGCGCCATGTTTCTGGAGACTGAGGAAGAATTACTTCTTCTATCTCGCTCTAGAAGATTCTGTGGCAGTGGATTATATAACGGAACATATATTGTATGGTTATAAGTATAACGCTGTGCCTATTGTTTATGGTGGGGCGAATTATTCCGA atTCCTTCCAAAAAACTCTTACATAAGCGCCGTGGACACCGACAACAAGCATTTAGCTTCTCTTATAAACGACTTGATACAGAATCGAAGCCGTTACTACGACTACTTTGAATGGAAGAACCACTACACCGTAACGGACCACCCAGTTTTGGACCCTTGCAGTCTTTGCAGGACTCTGAATTATGAACCCTGGCTTACTCATAGAGTATcgtatattttctttagagAGTGGTGGAGTAGTAACTATAAGACGCGGTGCAGCGAAGATTCGAAATTTACAtggttttaa